In the genome of Quercus robur chromosome 3, dhQueRobu3.1, whole genome shotgun sequence, one region contains:
- the LOC126719763 gene encoding GDSL esterase/lipase At3g48460-like has protein sequence MENSKYLFLQIACFILLLSLSPSYAHNKSHESTPPPAGSQAKFDFKGCFNKVYAFGDSDTDIGNAHNLGDLKSFISTLFSDAWSPYCSSENSKLSGYRLSNGRLVIDFLCEALNISHLSAYKGSPANFSGGANFAVAGSTALSSNLFSHFNFGNPLMWKPNPESILTQIDWFHKFVGERECQGKDEAACKSELGNALFWIGAIGQGGKVPCGSRATTNRVPSIAVGNISLK, from the exons ATGGAAAACTCCAAGTACTTGTTTCTTCAAATTGCATGCTTCATCCTCTTGTTATCCTTGTCTCCTTCATATGCTCACAACAAGAGCCATGAAAGCACGCCACCTCCTGCTGGTTCCCaagcaaaatttgatttcaaaggTTGCTTCAATAAGGTTTATGCTTTCGGTGACTCAGACACAGACATTGGAAATGCTCACAACTTGGGTGATCTCAAATCCTTCATTAGCACTTTATTCTCTGACGCTTGGTCCCCATATTGCTCATCAGAGAATTCAAAGTTATCTGGTTATCGACTATCTAATGGCCGCTTAGTCATTGATTTCCTATGTGAAGCTCTCAACATATCCCACTTGTCAGCCTATAAAGGCTCTCCCGCAAACTTCTCAGGTGGTGCAAACTTTGCAGTAGCCGGATCGACGGCTCTTTCAAGTAATCTCTTTAGTCATTTCAATTTCGGTAATCCCCTTATGTGGAAACCAAATCCAGAGAGTATCTTAACTCAAATTGATTGGTTCCATAAATTTGTTGGGGAGAGAGAATGCCAGGGAAAAGATGAGGCTGCATGCAAATCAGAGCTTGGGAATGCTCTCTTTTGGATAG GGGCTATTGGACAAGGGGGCAAAGTTCCTTGTGGTTCAAGGGCTACCACCAATAGGGTGCCTTCCATTGCAGTTGGTAACATCTCCCTCAAATGA